One region of Corvus moneduloides isolate bCorMon1 chromosome 1, bCorMon1.pri, whole genome shotgun sequence genomic DNA includes:
- the NACAD gene encoding NAC-alpha domain-containing protein 1 isoform X2, which translates to MPEGAEAAPPPMPAIPPPMPAKEEARPPPEGASCDPGPAAAAPPGSPCRPPPPADPLDTRIVMGEETRCPPPEPRGGPPVPCPFPAPPKEPPPGRPPALDPELFFTAPSTPVRAGGARPPPHEEPTDGDSEGLCSPPTSPSGSYMTAEGGSWGSSGTASTSPSCSPNLAAEAEGLGEAEGEAEGLGGTLVLPPGLGDPPAFPPLSPEEEEEEEEDDDEDGPFALPGCADDEEDDDEDGQTPEEEEDEDEDEGSGLIPAALLPFRGSLLFQAEAVEISPRAPAEEEDEEDEGSTSASFLRSLSESSIPEGGDEAFAFRDDTDASSDSAAYDGDEDERLYGTERHAGDTGTPPGTPPALLGPAGVELHLHAGSPCHPPGQDTAPGSLGTPLAPPGGDAELDGDAFVTITGAWPPPEPPEELAATEGSGAAPGQGPCPELAVTGPVPRLLCAGDPQSHQLGGANGEPQDGPGGDSDGDNDIELSTGTADGHSELDSAAPSLGTSVTPTPLDEMDTAANNVVTPVSPSLMDTVYTDLVSPVIPTPLDEMDTAATSPVTPSPSDEPDTVATDMVTPGTPSPLDEPDTADTDVVTPSLMDSTATSLVAPSPSDAAATDAVTLVTPSPPDELDTMATSLVTPSPADELDTVATNLVTPSPPDEPDTVATSLVTPSPPDEPDTVATSLVTASPADEPDTVATSLVTPSPPDEPDTVATSLVTASPADELDAMAISLVTPVTPSPPDEPDTVATDLVTPVTPSPPDELDTVATDLVTASPPDEPDTVATDLVTPVTPSPSDEPDAVATSLVTPVTPSPPDEPDTVATSLVTPSPPDEPDTVATSLVTPSPSDELDTVATDLVTPVTPSPSDEPDAVATSLVTPVTPSPPDEPDTVATSLVTPSPPDEPDAVATDLVTPVTPSPPDEPDTVATDLVTPVTPSPPDEPDTVATDLVTPSPSDELDTVATDLVTPVTPSPPDELDIMAADLVTPVTPSLLDKMEVVDTVLVTPVTSTLKDAVAIDLVASVTPTLMATAATNLVTSVTPPPLDERHAAAIDLVTSVTPALLDTTDTAPVTPSVADTTDTTPVIPTPHDETATVTTDAATPSPMDTMATHPVTPSPPAAAPAPCPPPRAVSPVALAAGVAPSQESPAVPPCPLAQGTLSQPPGDVPEESEDAATASPKALSPELPDTSRSRTASSFVTAPEGSAGETPPRPPGPRGEPEEEEEEDEDAAPVPPSPQFTASEREVFVGIPPAPPELLPPPGAFSGRGAGPAVTAPLRGAPGALPPALQEPPTPRPGPEPPGHAAGGTDAKVPPSPPGPPAAPPEQQEEEEAVAGVAPGPLPAAGAQPGPPPEPPRPAPPKLSQVPPPATPAPLAPSPPRALPSQEPPPGLPLSRKHLEAPQPSPQKEPEPRGRAGGPGAGGGRAAPRGSLQSESSSSSEAEAPRPPPAPQRCQPNHRGSGNESESNDESIPELEEPEGSEPPPAQPQVPLGHALGPGEEPLSKAKQSRSEKKARKAMSKLGLRQIHGVTRITIRKSKNILFVISKPDVFKSPVSDIYIVFGEAKIEDLSQQVHKAAAEKFKVPLEHSALVTDAAPALAIKEESEEEEEVDETGLEVRDIELVMAQANVSRPKAVRALRHNNNDIVNAIMELTM; encoded by the exons CCCCCCCGCCGATGCCTGCGATCCCCCCGCCGATGCCGGCCAAGGAAGAGGCTCGTCCCCCGCCCGAGGGGGCCAGCTGTgaccccggccccgccgccgccgccccccccggCTCTCCCTgccggccgcccccgcccgcggACCCGCTGGACACCCGCATTGTGATGGGGGAGGAGACGCGCTGCCCCCCGCCCGAGCCTCGGGGGGGGCCCCCCGTGCCTTGCCCCTTCCCCGCGCCCCCCAAGGAGCCCCCCCCGGGCCGCCCCCCCGCGCTGGACCCCGAGCTGTTCTTCACGGCCCCCTCGACGCCGGTgcgggcggggggggcgcggccGCCCCCCCACGAGGAGCCGACGGACGGGGACAGCGAGGGGCTGTGCTCGCCCCCCACGTCCCCCTCGGGGTCCTACATGACGGCCGAGGGCGGCAGCTGGGGCTCCTCGGGCACGGCCAGCACCTCCCCGTCCTGCTCCCCCAACCTGGCGGCCGAGGCTGAAGGCCTGGGCGAGGCTGAGGGCGAGGCTGAAGGTCTGGGGGGGACCCTGGTGCTGCCCCCCGGCCTGGGGGACCCCCCGGCCTTCCCCCCACTGTCccccgaggaggaggaggaggaggaggaggatgatgacGAAGACGGCCCCTTCGCCCTGCCGGGCTGTGCGGACgatgaggaggatgatgatgaggaTGGGCAGACgccggaggaggaggaggatgaggacgaGGACGAGGGCTCGGGACTGATCCCGGCGGCGCTGCTCCCGTTCCGCGGCAGCCTCCTCTTCCAGGCCGAGGCCGTGGAGATCTCGCCCCGGGCCCCCgccgaggaggaggacgaggaggacgaagGCAGCACCTCGGCGTCCTTCCTGCGCTCGCTGTCCGAGAGCTCCATCCCCGAGGGCGGGGACGAGGCTTTCGCCTTCCGCGACGACACCGACGCCTCCTCGGACTCGGCCGCCTACGACGGGGACGAGGACGAGCGGCTCTACGGCACCGAGCGGCAcgcgggggacacggggacacccccgggCACCCCCCCGGCACTCCTCGGCCCCGCCGGCGTCGAGCTCCACCTCCATGCCGGGTCCCCGTGTCACCCCCCGGGCCAGGACACGGCTCCCGGATctttggggacacccctggCACCCCCTGGAGGGGACGCAGAGCTGGACGGCGACGCCTTTGTCACCATCACGGGGGCGTGGCCCCCGCCGGAGCCCCCCGAGGAGCTGGCAGCGACAGAAGGTTCTGGAGCGGCGCCGGGACAGGGACcttgcccagagctggcagtcACTGGCCCTGTCCCCCGGCTGCTCTGTGCCGGGGAcccccagagccaccagctgGGGGGGGCCAATGGGGAGCCCCAGGACGGCCCTGGGGGTGACAGTGATGGTGACAATGACATTGAGCTCAGCACTGGGACAGCTGATGGCCACAGCGAGCTGGACTCTGCAGCCCCCAGCTTGGGGACATCAGTGACACCGACCCCCCTGGATGAGATGGACACTGCAGCCAATAATGTGGTGACACCAGTGTCACCCAGCCTGATGGACACAGTGTACACGGACCTGGTGTCACCAGTGATACCAACCCCACTGGACGAGATGGAcactgcagccaccagcccagTGACACCCAGCCCGTCTGATGAGCCGGACACTGTGGCCACTGACATGGTGACACCAGGGACACCAAGCCCACTGGATGAGCCAGACACTGCAGACACTGATGTGGTGACACCCAGCCTGATGGACAGCACAGCTACCAGCCTGGTGGCACCCAGCCCGTCAGATGCTGCAGCCACTGATGCAGTGACACTGGTGACACCAAGCCCCCCAGATGAGCTGGACACTATGGCCACCAGCCTGGTGACACCAAGCCCAGCAGATGAGCTGGACACTGTGGCCACTAACCTGGTGACACCAAGCCCACCAGATGAGCCGGACACTGTGGCCACCAGCCTGGTGACACCAAGCCCACCAGATGAGCCGGACACTGTGGCCACCAGCCTGGTGACAGCAAGCCCAGCAGATGAGCCGGACACTGTGGCCACCAGCCTGGTGACACCAAGCCCACCAGATGAGCCGGACACTGTGGCCACCAGCCTGGTGACAGCAAGCCCAGCAGATGAGCTGGACGCTATGGCCATCAGCCTggtgacaccagtgacaccaagCCCACCAGATGAGCCAGATACTGTGGCCACTGACCTggtgacaccagtgacaccaagCCCACCAGATGAGCTGGACACTGTGGCCACTGACCTGGTGACAGCAAGCCCACCAGATGAGCCGGACACTGTGGCCACCGACCTGGTGACACCTGTGACACCAAGCCCATCAGATGAGCCGGATGCTGTGGCCACCAGCCTGGTGACACCTGTGACACCAAGCCCACCAGATGAGCCGGACACTGTGGCCACCAGCCTGGTGACACCAAGCCCACCAGATGAGCCGGACACTGTGGCCACCAGCCTGGTGACACCAAGCCCATCAGATGAGCTGGACACTGTGGCCACCGACCTGGTGACACCTGTGACACCAAGCCCATCAGATGAGCCGGATGCTGTGGCCACCAGCCTGGTGACACCTGTGACACCAAGCCCACCAGATGAGCCGGACACTGTGGCCACCAGCCTGGTGACACCAAGCCCACCAGATGAGCCGGACGCTGTGGCCACCGACCTggtgacaccagtgacaccaagCCCACCAGATGAACCAGACACTGTGGCCACCGACCTggtgacaccagtgacaccaagCCCACCAGATGAACCAGACACTGTGGCCACTGACCTGGTGACACCAAGCCCATCAGATGAGCTGGACACTGTGGCCACTGACCTggtgacaccagtgacaccaagCCCACCAGATGAGCTGGACATCATGGCCGCTGACCTGGTGACACCGGTGACACCCAGCCTGCTGGACAAGATGGAAGTTGTGGACACTGTCCTGGTCACACCAGTGACATCCACCCTGAAGGATGCTGTGGCCATTGACTTGGTGGCATCAGTGACACCCACCCTGATGGCCACTGCAGCCACCAACCTGGTGACATCAGTGACGCCACCACCCCTGGATGAGAGGCATGCTGCGGCCATCGACCTGGTGACATCGGTGACACCTGCCCTGTTGGACACCACAGACACCGCCCCAGTGACCCCAAGCGTGGCGGACACCACGGATACCACACCGGTGATACCAACCCCCCACGATGAGACGGCCACCGTGACCACTGACGCAGCGACCCCCAGCCCAATGGACACCATGGCCACCCACCCGgtgacccccagccccccggccgctgctcctgccccatgtccccctcCCCGGGCCGTGTCCCCCGTGGCTTTGGCAGCCGGGGTGGCCCCATCCCAAGagtccccagctgtccccccgtgtcccctggcACAGGGGACGCTGTCACAGCCCCCTGGGGATGTCCCTGAGGAGTCGGAGGATGCGGCCACCGCCTCGCCCAAGGCTTTGTCCCCGGAGCTGCCGGACACGTCGCGCTCCCGCACCGCCTCCAGCTTCGTCACCGCCCCCGAGGGCAGCGCCGGAGagacccccccgcgcccccccgggccccgcgGAGAGcccgaggaggaggaagaagaggatgagGATGCGGCCCCCGTGCCCCCCTCGCCGCAGTTCACGGCCTCGGAGCGGGAGGTGTTTGTGGGGatccccccggccccccccgaACTGCTCCCACCACCCGGTGCCTTTtcggggcgcggggccgggccggctGTCACCGCCCCGCTCCGGGGGGCCCCGGGGGCCCTGCCCCCCGCCCTGCAGGAGCCGCCCACCCCCCGGCCGGGCCCTGAGCCCCCCGGCCACGCTGCAGGGGGCACCGATGCCAAAGTCCCCCCAAGtcccccgggcccccccgcggccccccccgagcagcaggaggaagaggaggccgTGGCGGGGGTCGCACCCGGCCCTCTGCCAGCTGCGGGGGCTCAGCCGGGGCCTCCTCCCGAGCCCCCCCGCCCTGCGCCCCCCAAACTCAGCCAAGTGCCTCCTCCCGCCACGCCGGCCCCGCTggccccgagccccccccgggccctccccagccaggagccccccccggggctgcccctcTCCAGGAAGCACCTCGAAG ccccccagccctccccgcAGAAGGAGCCggagccccggggccgggcagggggcccaggggctggggggggccgggccgccccccgGGGGTCTCTGCAGTCGGAGTCGAGCTCGTCCAGCGAGGCTGaggccccccggccccccccggccccccagCGCTGCCAGCCCAACCATCGAG GGTCCGGGAACGAGTCTGAGAGCAACGACGAGTCCATCCCGGAGCTGGAGGAACCCGAGGGCTCGGAGCcgccccctgcccagccccag GTGCCCCTCGGCCACGCCCTCGGCCCCGGAGAGGAACCGCTCAGCAAAGCCAAGCAGAGCCGCAGCGAGAAGAAGGCCCGGAag GCCATGTCCAAGCTGGGGCTGCGGCAGATCCACGGTGTCACCCGCATCACTATCCGCAAATCCAAGAACATCCTGTTCGTCATTTCCAAACCCGACGTCTTCAAGAGCCCCGTGTCCGACATCTACATCGTCTTCGGGGAGGCCAAG ATCGAGGACCTGTCCCAGCAAGTGCACAAGGCAGCGGCTGAGAAGTTCAAGGTGCCCCTGGAGCACTCGGCACTCGTGACCGACGCTGCACCTGCCCTGGCCATCAAGGAGGAgagcgaggaggaggaggag GTGGACGAGACGGGGCTGGAGGTGCGGGACATCGAGCTGGTGATGGCCCAGGCCAACGTGTCACGGCCCAAGGCCGTGCGAGCGCTGCGGCACAACAACAACGACATCGTCAACGCCATCATG GAACTGACCATGTAG